TTTGTTTATTTTGTGCTTTTGTTGATCAGGCCCCTTCAGTGAGTGATTTCGGGCGCCCAAAAACTATCataaatttttttctttcatGAGCACTAATTTGGATTGTGAATATAATTACTTGTAACTTATTTTTTTAACTTCATCGAATATTTGTATTTACATTCCTTGAAGATAGCAGGTGTCTATACTGTTCCTTTGTTTGAGCACACTTGATCAGATACAAACAAAAGATATAATGGCTTTTAGTTTTGCCGATGATTCTTTGCTTAACAGCAAGTTTTTTGAAGGTGATATCTCCTCCAGCAATAACGTTAACCAAAGTGACGATATCCTTGATGAGTTTCTCGATCAACGAGTCTATGATAATGTGGGCCTTTCCCCTGATAAGCTGGAGTTTTTTGAGTTTTATGAAAACTCCCCAAGCGTGATTGCTGTTCATCAAGGTCAGGGAACAGTTTCTAACCACAATTATAACGAAAGTTTAAGTCCTATGAATGAGGGagatggtggtgaagtgCACTCGGTGCTAAGCAATGTTTCCAGCCATGTCAATGTTGAACATTTAAACCATTTGTCCGAGACTAACTCGACCCCCAATCTTAATTCCCACACTAACAATAATAATAACAGCTTCTTTGACCTGCTAAACCCCAGTCCGTCAATGTCCACCGGCCTCTCCTCAGATAATGGAGATATGAGCCAGTATGAATTATTACGTAACcaagtttccaagttgaagtttggTAAGTACGAGATGAAAGTTACACCCGACTCCATTGAACCCACAGTAGATttattggacttttcaCCAGAAGCCATGTCTAAGCTCCCATACTCATTGTCCTTATTGGGCTTACCTGATTATTCAAGAGTAGAAACGCagatcaaaatcaatttcaacatGAATCCTCCTCCCCCACAAAACCTTTTACACATTCCACAAGATTTAGTGTCAAAGAATAAGTTTTGTCTTTCTGATGAATTGTCTTCATTGAGTCCTATCATATTAAAGAATTTGTTGTACCTTGATTGTTTCGTATTGACATCTGATATGACCAAGTCCTGTAATGTGTGTCCAAAGTGTATCAAGAGAGAACAAAAGAgagcttcaagaagaagattagGTATTGACGATGCCCCAGAGTTACCTCGGATCTCTCCACATGGTATTGTGAAGAACAATCCTAGTGCATGGTTGGATGATAAAATGCTTAAGAAGGCTATCATGTTCAACTGTAAAGAAATCGTATCTTTCCCTGCtccaaattctttgaacaacaacaaagcTCTAGAGTTGAGCGCAAGAATAATCTGTTACTGCAGGcatcatcaagaaagtGAAGGTTTtaagttgttgtttgtggttaGAAATTATGAAGGTGATGTTCTCGCTAAGCTGGTGAGTTCTAATATCATGATTATGGATAGAAAGAAACCTATGTCAGGTGGCATAAGTCAtcgttcttcttcaagcaTAACTGGATATGCCAATGAatctagttcttcttttaCAAAGCCCTTGACTCAAAAGAATCCGACTTCTCCTGGTATCAAGAGTGAACCTCGTACtgatgaagatttgaaACACCCAATATCTCCAAACTCAATTGATGAATCCTCAGATCTAACCACTAATGAATCCGAAAGGAACTTGAAACGTAAGAAATTATCCATTGATGATTCTAATAACTCCACCAATCCTATGTACAACGGATCCGTTAATGGATTCAGCCCTGTTTCCAATAGTGACACAAATACCTCCATCAATAATCaccaattgaacaagaatgTTTACCAAAGAACTCCCTCCAGAATTCCAGACAACATAAATTCCAACCTTACAACCTTACCCACCATCTTGAGAATAATTCCTGCAGAGGGTCCAATAAGAGGAGGAATTGAAGTCACCTTGTTAGgattcaatttcaactccaatttgGGTGTGAAATTCGGTGCTAACCTGGCTTTGGCTACCCATTGTTGGTCTGAAACAACTA
Above is a window of Yamadazyma tenuis chromosome 1, complete sequence DNA encoding:
- the SPT23 gene encoding SPT3 Dosage dependent suppressor of Ty-induced promoter mutations-like protein (EggNog:ENOG503P07N; COG:K) yields the protein MAFSFADDSLLNSKFFEGDISSSNNVNQSDDILDEFLDQRVYDNVGLSPDKSEFFEFYENSPSVIAVHQGQGTVSNHNYNESLSPMNEGDGGEVHSVLSNVSSHVNVEHLNHLSETNSTPNLNSHTNNNNNSFFDSLNPSPSMSTGLSSDNGDMSQYELLRNQVSKLKFGKYEMKVTPDSIEPTVDLLDFSPEAMSKLPYSLSLLGLPDYSRVETQIKINFNMNPPPPQNLLHIPQDLVSKNKFCLSDELSSLSPIILKNLLYLDCFVLTSDMTKSCNVCPKCIKREQKRASRRRLGIDDAPELPRISPHGIVKNNPSAWLDDKMLKKAIMFNCKEIVSFPAPNSLNNNKALELSARIICYCRHHQESEGFKLLFVVRNYEGDVLAKSVSSNIMIMDRKKPMSGGISHRSSSSITGYANESSSSFTKPLTQKNPTSPGIKSEPRTDEDLKHPISPNSIDESSDLTTNESERNLKRKKLSIDDSNNSTNPMYNGSVNGFSPVSNSDTNTSINNHQLNKNVYQRTPSRIPDNINSNLTTLPTILRIIPAEGPIRGGIEVTLLGFNFNSNLGVKFGANSALATHCWSETTIVTYLPPAAQPGQVLVSFENHENLLTNQQQQIFTYTDDTDKQLIELALQIVGLKMNGKLEDAKNIAKRIVGNDNSNNISSSNSNVNSAGISPSVTNNSGALEWYNNAQGIVEKLTQMNYSTEEILVNFLKLVELPNCPIIIPNWQLANNEGQTLLHLSTLKNYTMLVKFLTNHGCKIDLQDNQGLTPLFYASINGQRELIDLFINCKANPHLRLSNDKTIKDYCDLNVMDMFSDIENGMEDGSSINEGLQKSYSMDSLNSMFEMKGLHVSKMVPERLEDDSEFADSEYSGDCDVSDYNDDVSNYDDDISEVNDDLGIQASNSNIPTISYIVESESEDAKTIKDGTSEGNDTDRPPSPEPSSGAGGIWQKVKNVFNNSDDDLPNYDDLFPFGPSVGPFRPKSTIERLLNNQQDKEIEVQQESSSTSIKEAEIETKEDLSDSSEDMIISYINHPRKTVENDKMLIFFWVPVLLIIVSLFISVSVIGYEFEPIDNFKQLIREGLGNLMVGNERIKRVFSDSVRR